The Magnetospirillum sp. 15-1 DNA window CTTCCCACCGTGTCGCTGTTCGCCCGGCCCGAGGACCTGAAGCTCGCCAAGGTGGACATCGAGAACGCCGCCATCCGCCTGGTGACCGTGCTGCCCGAGCTGGACCTGGAGGAGACCATCGAGCGCCTGTCGTCGGGCCGTCAGTTCGTCTACCTCAAGCGCAACCTGACGCCGCGCCAGCAATACGACGTCAATTCCCTGGGCATTCCCGGCCTGCTGTTCGAAAAGGGCGAGCGCCGCATCTATCCGCACGGCCCGCTAGCCTCCCACGCCGTCGGCGTCACCGACGTGGACAACAAGGGCGTGGCCGGCATCGAGAAGCGCTTCGAGAACGCGCTGCGTGAAAGCCGCGAGCCGCTGGCCCTGTCCATCGACATCCGCGTCCAGACCATCGTGCGCAACGAGCTGGCCCGTTCGGTCGAGGAATTCTCGGCGGTGGGCGGTACCGGCATGGTGATGGACGTGCGCACCGGCGAGCTGGTGGCCATGGTCAGCCTGCCCGATTTCGACCCCAACGACCCGCCCGCCCCCACCGACGCGTCCATGTTCAACCGCGCCACCAAGGGCGCCTACGAGATGGGCTCCACCTTCAAGCTGTTCAACACCGCCATGGTGCTGGATCTGGGCAAGGCCAACCTCAATTCCAGCTTCGACGCCACCAAGCCGCTGGTCTTCGCCGGACACACCATCCACGACGACCACGCGCTCAATCGCTGGCTGACCATTCCGGAAATCCTCATCCACTCGTCCAATATCGGCTCGGCCCGCATGGCGCTGGACGCCGGCACCGAGGCGCAGCGCACCTTCATGGCCCGCATCGGCATGCTGCAATCCCCGCCGCTGGAACTGCCCGAGGTGGGCGGCCCCCTGGTCCCCTCCCCCTGGCGCGAGATCAACACCGTCACCATTTCCTTCGGGCACGGCCTGTCGGTGACGCCGCTGCAATTGCTGGCCGGCACCGCCGCCCTGGTCAACGGCGGGGAATACCACGCGCCGACCCTGCTGGCCCGCGCCCCCGGCGACGCGGTGCCCGCCATCCGGGTGGTCAAGCCCAAGACCTCGGAGGCCATGCGCCAGTTGATGCGCATGGTGGTCACCGACGGCACCGGCAAGAAGGCCGACGTTCCCGGCTACGAGGTGGGCGGCAAGACCGGCACCGCCGAGAAGGTCGGCAACGGCGGCTATCGCAAGAAGGCGGTGCTGTCCTCGTTCATCGCCGCCTTCCCCATGGATGCGCCGCGCTACGCGGTGCTGATGATGATCGACGAGCCCCAGGCCACCAAGCAGACCTTCGGCTTCATCACCGCCGGCTGGACCGCGGCGCCCGCCGCCGGCCGGGTGATCGCCCAGATCGCGCCGCTGCTGGGGCTGATGCCCAAGACCTTGCCGATTCCCCCGTCCAACGGAACCAAGGGAATCGCCCACACCGGAGGAGGCCGTGAAGT harbors:
- a CDS encoding penicillin-binding protein 2, translated to MSIFAPRRHTPGFHAGDDLQAGAALRLDGVRMQAIETGRSRLVVTALVFLLAFTAIGARMVDVAVIERNPPKQHTQPQARTDDLQMDRADISDRTGVLLASSLPTVSLFARPEDLKLAKVDIENAAIRLVTVLPELDLEETIERLSSGRQFVYLKRNLTPRQQYDVNSLGIPGLLFEKGERRIYPHGPLASHAVGVTDVDNKGVAGIEKRFENALRESREPLALSIDIRVQTIVRNELARSVEEFSAVGGTGMVMDVRTGELVAMVSLPDFDPNDPPAPTDASMFNRATKGAYEMGSTFKLFNTAMVLDLGKANLNSSFDATKPLVFAGHTIHDDHALNRWLTIPEILIHSSNIGSARMALDAGTEAQRTFMARIGMLQSPPLELPEVGGPLVPSPWREINTVTISFGHGLSVTPLQLLAGTAALVNGGEYHAPTLLARAPGDAVPAIRVVKPKTSEAMRQLMRMVVTDGTGKKADVPGYEVGGKTGTAEKVGNGGYRKKAVLSSFIAAFPMDAPRYAVLMMIDEPQATKQTFGFITAGWTAAPAAGRVIAQIAPLLGLMPKTLPIPPSNGTKGIAHTGGGREVAAVE